In a genomic window of Wyeomyia smithii strain HCP4-BCI-WySm-NY-G18 chromosome 1, ASM2978416v1, whole genome shotgun sequence:
- the LOC129718497 gene encoding uncharacterized protein LOC129718497, whose amino-acid sequence MDEPRDQHGEATPMVSRSRWKIAEHVREVLRNGKPLTNREIRNQIEPRDNVDARIFPDKMDRGYDTFSGFQLCCSMLRSLPMPNRTLFDAEMQSGNDGNDNKL is encoded by the exons ATGGATGAACCGCGGGATCAACACGGCGAGGCGAC GCCGATGGTTTCGAGGAGCCGCTGGAAAATTGCCG aacatGTACGAGAAGTTCTAAGGAATGGAAAACCCCTTACTAACCGAGAAATCAGGAATCAGATTGAACCACGCGATAACGTGGATGCTCGCATCTTCCCTGATAAAATGGATAGAG GTTACGATACATTTTCCGGTTTTCAATTGTGCTGTTCTATGTTGAGAAGTTTGCCAATGCCGAACCGCACGTTGTTTGATGCCGAAATGCAAAGCGGTAATGATGGAAACGATAATAAACTGTAG